From Spirochaetota bacterium, the proteins below share one genomic window:
- a CDS encoding adenylate/guanylate cyclase domain-containing protein, which produces MSEYTNALTSIVSTIEKEVAGEGTPPVSPAAAAPVVRDEKPPSVAFSIRLKLSLMIVFIIIAVIVSLSATFINNQKAVMLEAMESKGRVMASQIAKGVLEIMIQPEIYDPKAREEVVVMNIKQTLDESAREKEIIYVKLFDKNDELLYGAGTHNANALPLPKYAVPLREDGKIDHQFKMIGTGKASEPSGVRMLIGNMLALENNLFDIAYPVMPLGGKRHIGMVHVGVSQEENNRRIILAVQNALVISLFVLVGGLLLSLIFATFFTNPIRRVKDALVAVSQGDLEQHIRSRSNDEIGILTWNFNRMTEGLREKEKMRDRFGKAVSEEIVEVMMKGELNLGGENKSVAMLFSDIRGFTRLSGDLTPEQVLEMLNEYFTIMEGVVKRNMGVIDKYVGDEIMAIFGAVIEHQDIEECACRCAIEMMVALEEHNKAREQAGKLPLRIGIGINSGTITAGMIGSRNRMNYTVIGDTVNMASRLCDAASNHGLGPIVISDETYQRVKDYIMVRSGALIAVKGKDHPVPIYELIGVLERKKANRLKLETLENKPPEPNDPRRGHERVNVNVDLKAEWRRVNDANRIPISHIEDVSFGGMKFVTSEPLSENECIEMTIALPKHSIRFIADVRHGTASEGTHTVGAEFVTISGMDLAVLSSLMSMVK; this is translated from the coding sequence ATGAGCGAATACACCAATGCACTTACATCGATAGTCTCCACCATTGAGAAGGAAGTTGCCGGCGAGGGGACACCGCCGGTATCGCCCGCCGCCGCCGCACCGGTGGTGAGGGACGAGAAACCGCCCTCGGTGGCATTCTCCATTCGATTGAAGCTTTCGCTCATGATCGTTTTCATCATCATCGCCGTCATCGTTTCGCTTTCCGCGACGTTCATCAATAACCAGAAGGCCGTCATGCTTGAGGCGATGGAGAGCAAGGGGCGCGTCATGGCATCGCAGATAGCCAAGGGCGTCCTTGAGATAATGATACAGCCGGAGATATACGACCCGAAGGCGCGCGAAGAGGTCGTGGTCATGAACATAAAGCAGACCCTCGATGAGAGCGCGCGGGAAAAAGAGATAATCTATGTGAAGCTTTTTGACAAGAACGACGAGCTCCTCTATGGCGCGGGTACGCACAATGCGAATGCGCTGCCCCTGCCGAAATATGCCGTGCCGCTGCGCGAGGACGGGAAGATAGACCATCAGTTCAAGATGATCGGCACCGGGAAGGCATCGGAGCCCTCCGGTGTCCGCATGCTCATCGGGAACATGCTCGCCCTCGAGAACAATCTTTTCGATATCGCGTACCCGGTCATGCCGCTCGGCGGGAAGCGGCATATCGGCATGGTGCATGTGGGCGTGAGTCAGGAAGAGAACAACAGGCGCATCATCCTTGCGGTACAGAACGCGCTCGTCATATCGCTCTTCGTGCTCGTCGGCGGGCTCCTCCTTTCGCTCATCTTCGCCACGTTCTTCACGAACCCCATACGGCGGGTAAAGGACGCGCTCGTCGCGGTATCGCAGGGCGATCTCGAGCAGCATATCCGCTCGCGATCGAACGACGAGATAGGGATTCTCACCTGGAATTTCAACCGTATGACCGAGGGGCTGCGCGAGAAGGAGAAAATGCGCGACAGGTTCGGCAAGGCGGTGAGCGAGGAGATCGTCGAGGTCATGATGAAGGGCGAGCTCAATCTCGGCGGCGAGAACAAGAGCGTTGCGATGCTCTTTTCCGATATACGCGGCTTCACCCGTCTCTCCGGCGACCTTACGCCGGAGCAGGTGCTTGAGATGTTGAACGAGTATTTCACCATCATGGAGGGTGTGGTCAAGCGCAATATGGGCGTCATCGATAAATATGTCGGCGATGAGATCATGGCCATCTTCGGGGCCGTCATCGAGCATCAGGATATCGAGGAGTGCGCGTGCCGCTGTGCCATCGAGATGATGGTCGCCCTTGAGGAACACAACAAAGCGCGCGAACAGGCGGGGAAACTTCCGCTGCGCATCGGCATCGGCATCAACAGCGGGACCATAACGGCGGGCATGATCGGCAGCCGTAATCGCATGAACTATACGGTCATCGGCGATACGGTGAACATGGCCTCACGCCTGTGCGATGCGGCGAGCAATCACGGGCTCGGACCCATCGTGATAAGCGATGAGACCTATCAGCGGGTGAAGGATTATATCATGGTGCGCTCCGGGGCGCTCATTGCGGTCAAGGGCAAGGACCACCCCGTTCCCATCTATGAGCTCATCGGCGTGCTCGAAAGGAAAAAAGCGAACAGGCTGAAACTTGAGACGCTCGAGAACAAGCCCCCCGAGCCCAACGACCCGCGGCGCGGCCATGAGCGCGTCAATGTGAACGTCGACCTTAAGGCGGAGTGGCGGCGCGTGAACGATGCGAACCGTATCCCCATTTCGCACATTGAGGACGTCAGTTTCGGCGGCATGAAATTCGTCACGAGCGAGCCGCTTTCGGAGAATGAGTGCATAGAGATGACCATAGCGCTCCCGAAGCATTCGATACGTTTCATCGCCGATGTGCGGCACGGCACGGCATCCGAGGGTACGCATACCGTCGGGGCCGAATTCGTAACGATATCGGGGATGGACCTTGCGGTATTGAGTTCGCTCATGAGCATGGTGAAGTAG
- a CDS encoding GDYXXLXY domain-containing protein: MKRTALFIAVALAQIAVIAGILISHEMTVVTGTAYRFPVAPIDPVDIFQGRYLALSFRGMRIDVGHSNFARHQSVHAMLAVDTNGYAVITNISASVPSVPYMTMKISSAYNGHVWVVPPFSRYYLPEDAALPAERAYWNAARRRNIEAHALVVVGRNGTTVLRDVIVEGMPILAYVRKHGSN, encoded by the coding sequence ATGAAACGTACGGCGCTCTTCATCGCGGTCGCTCTCGCGCAGATAGCCGTCATCGCCGGCATTCTGATCTCGCATGAAATGACCGTCGTCACCGGCACGGCCTATCGATTCCCCGTCGCACCGATCGATCCCGTCGATATCTTCCAGGGGCGCTATCTCGCGCTTTCGTTCCGCGGCATGCGCATCGATGTCGGGCATAGTAATTTCGCACGTCATCAGTCCGTCCATGCCATGCTCGCTGTCGATACGAACGGCTATGCCGTCATCACGAACATCTCGGCATCCGTACCGTCGGTTCCGTACATGACCATGAAGATCAGTTCGGCGTACAACGGCCATGTGTGGGTAGTACCCCCGTTCTCCCGGTATTATCTCCCGGAGGATGCGGCGCTTCCCGCAGAACGGGCATATTGGAACGCGGCGCGCAGACGGAATATTGAAGCCCATGCGCTCGTTGTCGTCGGCAGGAACGGGACGACCGTGCTCAGGGATGTCATCGTGGAAGGCATGCCGATACTTGCATACGTCAGGAAACACGGCAGCAACTGA
- a CDS encoding DUF2157 domain-containing protein, which translates to MDRDDTPKTASPSRSFINHLLSELPVLISSNVISAKTADDIRRYYDSRAAGDRRNTAFIVFGIAGSVLVGLGIMLLIAYNWGAMTRSIKTVLTFALLAAGIAASAYAYFVKRSSRAWGESAGTVHFLFIGAVIAVIGQIYHIPADTGAFMLTWMLLAVPLVYLLNASAPALLYIVGITAWAGYAQSEGGHALIFWPLAAVIAWHFIRHFRENPYSVRSSFIAWGYSLAACVSIGISLEKVVPGLWVIIYSSYLAILFLIGGMWFEEAPTIWQRPFYIIGAIGTAVISLIFTFGDCWYNVGIHHYRAGGRFHSFAAIPDYILLIGLFSLAVHLFIVALRKHRRVIVLVFGALPFVTLGCYLLAMFKAPVHPISIFNLYSFVLGVAAIVHGIRYTRQGIVNGGMLILAVLIGARFVDMHMSLLIRAVIFLIIGASFLVTNAVLARMFKRGRA; encoded by the coding sequence ATGGATAGGGACGATACACCGAAAACCGCATCGCCGAGCCGGTCGTTCATCAACCATCTTCTTTCCGAGCTGCCTGTCCTCATCTCATCCAATGTCATATCCGCAAAAACCGCCGACGATATACGCCGCTACTACGACTCGCGCGCAGCGGGCGACCGCCGGAACACGGCGTTCATCGTGTTCGGTATCGCCGGGTCCGTGCTGGTGGGGCTCGGCATCATGCTGCTCATCGCGTACAACTGGGGGGCGATGACGAGATCGATAAAGACCGTCCTCACGTTCGCCCTCCTTGCCGCAGGCATTGCCGCGAGCGCGTACGCCTATTTCGTGAAGCGAAGCTCCCGGGCGTGGGGTGAAAGCGCGGGGACGGTGCATTTCCTCTTCATCGGTGCCGTCATCGCTGTCATCGGTCAGATATACCATATCCCGGCGGATACCGGTGCGTTCATGCTCACCTGGATGCTCCTTGCCGTACCGCTCGTGTATCTCCTCAATGCAAGCGCACCGGCGCTGCTTTATATCGTTGGAATAACGGCCTGGGCGGGGTATGCGCAGAGCGAGGGCGGCCATGCGCTCATTTTCTGGCCGCTTGCCGCCGTCATTGCATGGCATTTCATACGCCACTTCCGCGAGAACCCCTACAGCGTCCGCTCATCGTTCATCGCGTGGGGATATTCGCTCGCCGCGTGCGTATCGATCGGCATTTCGCTCGAGAAGGTCGTGCCGGGGCTGTGGGTCATCATCTACAGCTCATATCTCGCCATACTCTTTCTCATCGGCGGCATGTGGTTCGAAGAAGCCCCCACGATATGGCAGCGTCCGTTCTATATCATCGGGGCGATCGGCACTGCCGTCATATCGCTCATCTTCACGTTCGGTGACTGCTGGTACAATGTCGGCATTCACCATTACCGCGCCGGCGGCCGCTTCCACTCGTTCGCCGCTATACCGGACTATATCCTTCTCATCGGCCTCTTCTCCCTCGCTGTGCATCTCTTCATTGTCGCCCTTCGGAAGCACCGGCGCGTCATCGTACTCGTCTTCGGCGCGCTCCCGTTCGTCACGCTTGGCTGCTATCTCCTCGCCATGTTCAAGGCGCCCGTCCACCCGATATCCATCTTCAACCTCTATTCATTCGTGCTCGGCGTCGCCGCGATAGTGCACGGGATACGGTATACGCGGCAGGGCATCGTCAACGGCGGCATGCTCATTCTCGCCGTGCTTATCGGCGCACGATTCGTGGACATGCATATGTCGCTCCTTATCCGCGCGGTGATATTCCTCATCATCGGAGCGTCCTTTCTCGTGACCAACGCGGTGCTTGCGCGCATGTTCAAGCGGGGCCGTGCATGA
- a CDS encoding LamG-like jellyroll fold domain-containing protein: MNLHLFLITAIACVTLAPADDSVLSLRFDEGSGTIIADTSGNGLNGKASGASWTRGISGTALQCNGKSVVTIPNAQALSTPHITVMFWIRIARSESDKQIFAKKSSGKEGYRITCTANTLTWQIPSAEKPWGYALKSSALSMNEWHHAACTYDGASMNIYIDGAPAGTLPRTGDILPSRADLSIGAFDASGTSGFSGTIDEVGIYARALSADEVRDDLSAGKSLLDASSAAAREHIPHVTPNAVITVRTRSGDERISPFLTGSQFDFFATPVRARMKSASLLDTWKSVPIRMLRYPGGTWADHYIWDNPAKSYFATGETNVITPEQFIAICRAVNAEPIFQVNTGSKGGSIDNRVNPTKRSDIHAAAAWAAAWVRVANIEKKWNVKYWEIGNEVWIWLKPEEYAVTVAEYSKAMKAVDPSIEIIACGCNSTVGPFNATWLNFKDDPNWTPRTNVVNEPVSWNKALFTIAKGSFDLLAPHPYISAPSNTDAASMYRATLAKIARQEGMQSQYDAVNTYDRSVRIAVTEWGCNFGYSVPGSSGKIRPEQGFFYSLGNGITMAYYLGKIIENTMNEIAIVHSLGDIQTLWYWTKKELAKDAPLEHPAMLALRLWGNHLGTKRSLHRTDIMPALNIDGEPIPAIYLFASEDETNRYCIAINLDPENANRVRFRSDGANAAVSLLIGASLAAQNFDGWGAEEKPVRIVAYTLPSSDGMFSVDMPKHSMAGITVRK, translated from the coding sequence ATGAATCTGCATCTTTTTCTCATCACCGCCATTGCCTGCGTAACGCTCGCTCCGGCCGACGACAGCGTTCTCTCATTGCGATTCGATGAAGGGAGCGGCACCATCATCGCCGACACGAGCGGGAACGGTTTGAACGGTAAAGCCTCCGGCGCATCATGGACACGCGGGATATCCGGCACCGCGCTTCAGTGCAATGGGAAATCCGTCGTCACGATACCGAACGCCCAAGCGCTCAGCACACCGCATATCACCGTCATGTTCTGGATACGGATAGCGAGATCGGAGAGCGATAAACAGATCTTTGCAAAAAAATCGTCCGGGAAGGAAGGGTATCGCATCACCTGCACAGCGAACACGCTGACGTGGCAGATACCCTCGGCGGAAAAGCCGTGGGGATATGCGCTCAAAAGCAGCGCTCTGTCGATGAACGAGTGGCATCACGCCGCCTGTACGTATGACGGCGCATCGATGAACATCTACATCGACGGCGCGCCCGCCGGCACACTTCCGCGTACGGGCGATATACTCCCGTCAAGGGCGGATCTTTCCATCGGGGCGTTCGACGCGTCCGGCACCAGCGGCTTCAGCGGGACCATCGATGAGGTCGGGATATACGCACGCGCGCTCAGCGCCGACGAAGTGCGGGATGATCTTTCCGCAGGGAAGTCACTTCTCGACGCATCATCCGCTGCGGCAAGGGAACACATACCGCACGTAACGCCGAACGCGGTCATCACCGTACGTACGAGATCCGGGGATGAGCGGATAAGCCCCTTCCTTACGGGAAGCCAATTCGATTTCTTCGCAACGCCTGTCCGCGCGCGCATGAAAAGCGCATCGCTCCTTGATACCTGGAAAAGCGTCCCGATACGCATGCTCCGCTACCCCGGCGGCACGTGGGCCGATCACTACATATGGGACAACCCCGCGAAGAGCTATTTCGCCACCGGCGAAACGAATGTGATAACACCGGAACAGTTCATCGCGATATGCCGCGCGGTGAACGCCGAACCGATATTCCAGGTGAACACCGGGAGCAAAGGCGGCTCCATCGACAACCGCGTGAACCCGACGAAACGTTCCGACATACACGCCGCCGCCGCATGGGCCGCCGCGTGGGTGCGCGTTGCGAACATCGAGAAGAAATGGAACGTCAAATACTGGGAGATAGGCAACGAGGTCTGGATATGGCTCAAGCCCGAGGAATACGCCGTAACGGTCGCTGAATATTCAAAAGCGATGAAAGCCGTCGATCCATCGATCGAGATCATCGCCTGCGGCTGCAACAGCACGGTGGGTCCGTTCAATGCGACCTGGCTCAACTTCAAGGACGACCCGAACTGGACGCCGCGCACGAACGTGGTGAACGAGCCCGTATCATGGAACAAGGCGCTTTTCACCATCGCCAAAGGGAGCTTCGATCTCCTTGCGCCGCATCCGTATATCTCCGCCCCGTCGAACACCGATGCCGCCTCGATGTATCGTGCAACGCTCGCCAAGATCGCCCGCCAGGAGGGCATGCAGAGCCAGTACGATGCTGTTAACACCTATGACCGTTCGGTGCGCATCGCGGTGACCGAATGGGGATGCAATTTCGGGTACTCGGTGCCGGGTTCAAGCGGGAAGATACGCCCCGAACAGGGATTCTTCTATTCGCTCGGCAACGGCATCACTATGGCATACTATCTCGGGAAGATCATCGAGAATACCATGAATGAGATAGCGATCGTCCATTCCCTCGGTGACATACAGACGCTCTGGTACTGGACGAAGAAAGAGCTCGCAAAGGACGCACCGCTCGAGCACCCTGCCATGCTCGCCCTTCGTCTGTGGGGGAATCACCTGGGCACGAAGCGCTCATTGCACAGGACCGATATCATGCCGGCATTGAACATCGACGGAGAACCTATCCCGGCGATATACCTTTTCGCGTCAGAGGATGAGACGAACCGCTACTGCATCGCCATCAATCTCGATCCGGAGAACGCCAATCGGGTGCGCTTTCGGTCGGATGGTGCGAACGCCGCCGTTTCGCTTCTCATCGGGGCGTCGCTTGCCGCTCAGAATTTCGACGGCTGGGGCGCCGAAGAGAAACCGGTGCGCATCGTAGCGTATACGCTGCCGTCCTCCGACGGCATGTTCAGCGTCGATATGCCGAAACACAGCATGGCAGGCATTACCGTACGGAAATAG
- the fucK gene encoding L-fuculokinase: MKKTVIVMDCGATNVRAIAVSESGELLAMHSFPNNTQPDPETKGCLIWDVNEIWDKLLRSTHEVLKKIDKKSIVGVTVTTFGVDGAPVKKDGSFVYPVISWACSRTQPVMDAISKYIPLSELYRLNGLQPMHFNTINKLIWFKENRPKVLDEMDKYVLIPSIFLHKLCGEYVTDTSMAGTSMLTDITGRGFSERILSAIGVSKEKFPRMVEPGTVVGKVTKEGSAATGIPEGVAVIAAGHDTQFAIFGSGAKENEPVLSTGTWEILMARTRGYKADDGTLAKGVTTEYDTMPGLYNMGVQWIASGALEWIKKMFYAKEADSKNIYDTMISEAKAVPVGCDGVHLHPCFVPKVGPSAIYNTHGSMLGLTLTSTRGHIYRAMLEGLAAQTKEALAILETAGNFKAKSLICVGGGSKNALWNQMRADFLGIPVKLIEQKETTVLGAALFALAGAGVFKNADEARDVIKYGGETFTPGADASKYVPVYERFVKLAAALAPIYRA, from the coding sequence ATGAAAAAGACCGTCATCGTTATGGACTGCGGTGCCACCAATGTGCGCGCCATCGCCGTGAGCGAAAGCGGCGAACTTCTCGCCATGCATTCATTCCCGAACAATACGCAGCCGGACCCGGAGACGAAGGGCTGCCTCATCTGGGACGTGAACGAGATATGGGACAAGCTTCTGCGTTCGACACATGAAGTGCTGAAAAAGATAGACAAGAAGTCCATTGTCGGCGTAACCGTGACGACGTTCGGCGTTGACGGCGCACCGGTCAAGAAGGACGGCTCCTTCGTGTACCCGGTCATTTCCTGGGCATGCAGTCGCACGCAGCCGGTCATGGATGCTATCAGTAAATACATACCGCTTTCAGAGCTCTATCGTCTCAACGGGCTTCAGCCGATGCATTTCAATACCATCAATAAGCTCATATGGTTCAAGGAGAATCGTCCGAAAGTGCTCGACGAAATGGACAAATACGTTCTTATCCCGTCGATATTCCTCCATAAACTATGCGGCGAATACGTGACCGATACATCGATGGCCGGTACATCCATGCTTACCGATATCACGGGGCGCGGCTTTTCCGAACGTATCCTTTCCGCCATAGGCGTATCGAAAGAGAAGTTCCCGCGCATGGTGGAACCGGGTACTGTCGTCGGCAAGGTCACGAAAGAGGGCAGCGCTGCGACAGGTATACCCGAGGGTGTTGCCGTCATCGCCGCCGGTCATGACACGCAATTCGCCATCTTCGGTTCCGGCGCGAAAGAGAATGAGCCGGTCTTAAGCACAGGTACATGGGAGATACTCATGGCCCGCACGCGCGGCTACAAGGCGGACGACGGTACGCTCGCGAAGGGTGTTACCACCGAATACGACACCATGCCCGGGCTCTACAACATGGGCGTGCAGTGGATAGCGTCCGGTGCGCTTGAATGGATAAAGAAGATGTTCTATGCGAAGGAAGCGGACTCGAAGAACATATACGATACGATGATAAGCGAAGCGAAAGCCGTTCCTGTCGGATGCGACGGCGTTCACCTTCATCCATGTTTTGTTCCGAAGGTAGGCCCCTCGGCGATATACAATACGCATGGGAGCATGTTAGGTCTTACGCTCACATCAACGCGCGGTCATATCTATCGCGCCATGCTCGAAGGGCTCGCTGCGCAGACAAAGGAAGCGCTCGCTATACTTGAAACCGCCGGCAATTTCAAGGCGAAATCGCTCATCTGTGTGGGCGGCGGATCGAAGAATGCGCTCTGGAATCAGATGCGCGCGGATTTTCTCGGCATACCGGTGAAGCTCATCGAGCAGAAGGAAACGACGGTGCTCGGTGCCGCGCTCTTTGCGCTCGCGGGAGCCGGTGTGTTCAAGAATGCCGATGAGGCGCGCGATGTCATCAAATACGGCGGAGAGACGTTCACGCCGGGTGCTGATGCGTCGAAGTATGTGCCGGTCTATGAGCGTTTCGTGAAACTTGCCGCGGCATTGGCGCCGATATATCGCGCGTAG